The following DNA comes from Camelina sativa cultivar DH55 chromosome 14, Cs, whole genome shotgun sequence.
GATTATACACTTTCTCTTTCCAACATGGCGGCCTCTGTAGATAATCGCCAATACGCTCGGCTCGAGCCAGGTTTAAACGGCGTGGTTCGTTCTTACAAACCTCCTGTTCCGGGCCGGTCCGATTCCCCTAAGGCAAACCAGAACCAAACCATCAACCAAACCGTGTTCTTGAAACCAGCGACGGTTCATGACGATGACGAAGACGTGTCGAGCGAAGACGAGAACGAGACTCACAACAGCAACGCCGTGTACTACAAGGAGATGATACGCAAATCCAACAGCGAGCTTGAGCCGTCGATCTTGGACCTGAGAGACGAATACACGGCTGATAGCTGGATCGAACGTAACCCTTCCATGGTCCGTCTCACAGGGAAACATCCCTTTAACTCCGAGGCGCCTCTTAACCGTTTAATGCATCACGGGTTTATCACCCCTGTCCCCTTGCACTACGTCCGTAACCACGGCCATGTCCCTAAGGCCCAATGGGCCGAATGGACGGTCGAAGTGACCGGATTCGTCAAACGGCCCATGAAATTCACCATGGACCAGCTCGTCTCCGAGTTCGCTTACCGAGAGTTCGCCGCGACGCTGGTTTGCGCGGGGAACCGCCGTAAGGAGCAGAACATGGTGAAGAAGTCAAAGGGATTCAACTGGGGATCCGCCGGGGTTTCCACCTCCGTCTGGCGTGGTGTCCCTCTCTGCGACGTATTGCGTCGCTGTGGGATCTTTAGCCGGAAAGGCGGCGCTCTCAACGTCTGCTTTGAAGGGTCGGAGGATCTCCCAGGTGGCGCCGGAACTAACGGTTCCAAATACGGAACGAGCATCAAGAAAGAGTATGCCATGGATCCATCAAGAGATATCATTTTGGCATATATGCAAAACGGAGAGTACCTAACACCAGACCACGGGTTTCCGGTTCGGATCATAATCCCCGGTTTCATCGGTGGTCGGATGGTTAAATGGTTGAAACGGATTATTGTCACAACTCAAGAATCCGACAATTTCTACCATTTCAAGGACAACAGAGTTCTACCTTCTCAAGTAGATGCCGAACTCGCCGACGAAGAaggtacacacacacacaaatcttTTTGCTTCAAGAATATTAATATAATCTTTGCAAACTTAAATATAGTCTTTtcaattattagttttatagCAATCGCATTGAAATGAACTAAACGACATGTTTCAAAGTTTCCGAACCTataggagaaaaaaacaaaaacaaaaaaaatcatactactattaaacaatgaaaaactaATGTTGGTGGATGATGTCAGCTTCAgtagtttatataataatttttttttcttgattttattttttggtgattaaatataaattgaagTTAATTTTTCCAGGTTGGTGGTATAAGCCGGAGTACATAATCAACGAGCTAAACATAAACTCCGTGATTACGACGCCTTGTCACGAGGAGATTCTTCCCATCAACGCTTTCACCACCCAAAGACCTTACACTTTAAAGGGTTACGCATATTCCggtactttttttcttttagaagtttgtaaaataataactatatatataatactgaGAAGagttgataataataaatagaaaaatctttatatacaaaacagGAGGTGGAAAGAAAGTGACCCGTGTAGAGGTGACAGTGGATGGTGGAGAAACATGGAACGTATGTGAACTTGACCATCAAGAGAAGCCGAACAAGTATGGGAAATTCTGGTGTTGGTGTTTCTGGTCACTTGAGGTTGAGGTTTTGGACCTGCTTAGTGCCAAAGAGATCGCTGTCCGTGCATGGGACGAGACTCTCAACACGCAGCCCGAGAAAATGATATGGAATCTCATGGGGATGATGAATAACTGTTGGTTCAGAGTGAAGACCAACGTTTGCAAGCCTCACAAGGGTGAGATCGGGATCGTGTTCGAGCATCCAACGCTTCCGGGCAATGAATCTGGTGGATGGATGGCCAAGGAACGTCACCTCGAGAAATCCGCGGACGCGCCTCCTACTCTCAAGAAATCCGTTTCGACACCGTTTTTTAACACAACTGCGAAGATGTACTCGACGTCGGAGGTCAAGAAGCATAACTCTGCTGATTCTTGCTGGATCATTGTTCATGGACATATTTATGACTGTACCCGCTTCCTCAATGACCATCCCGGTGGTTCGGATTCGATCTTGATCAATGCTGGTACGGATTGTACAGAGGAGTTTGATGCCATTCACTCTGATAAAGCCAAGAAGATGCTTGAGGATTACCGCATTGGAGAGCTCATTACCACTGGTTATTCCTCTGACTCTTCCTCGCNNNNNNNNNNNNNNNNNNNNNNNNNNNNNNNNNNNNNNNNNNNNNNNNNNNNNNNNNNNNNNNNNNNNNNNNNNNNNNNNNNNNNNNNNNNNNNNNNNNNNNNNNNNNNNNNNNNNNNNNNNNNNNNNNNNNNNNNNAGGGCGAATCTACATGCTTGGGATGTGTTCGCAGTTTCTACAAAACTACTTCTCCAACGGATTCATTCATTCGTACTTTTGTTAAACAAATGgatgattatttaatttagtcAAGTCATAATAAGAATTAATagtaaatgagaaagaaaaaaagatacacattaataataatttaaaagtcACAAATGGTCCCCATACGTGTGATTCGGCAGGATACTTCCCAAGAGGCATACCACTATAGGCTCTCTCCTATATAACTTCATCTCCACCAACGATGCATTTTCGTCCTCAGATCTCAATCTCACttgcaagagagagagagaaaaggctTAGTCTTGTACAATATTCACGATTATACACTTTCTCTTTCCAACATGGCGGCCTCTGTAGATAATCGCCAATACGCTCGGCTCGAGCCAGGTTTAAACGGCGTGGTTCGTTCTTACAAACCTCCTGTTCCGGGCCGGTCCGATTCCCCTAAGGCAAACCAGAACCAAACCATCAACCAAACCGTGTTCTTGAAACCAGCGACGGTTCATGACGATGACGAAGACGTGTCGAGCGAAGACGAGAACGAGACTCACAACAGCAACGCCGTGTACTACAAGGAGATGATACGCAAATCCAACAGCGAGCTTGAGCCGTCGATCTTGGACCTGAGAGACGAATACACGGCTGATAGCTGGATCGAACGTAACCCTTCCATGGTCCGTCTCACAGGGAAACATCCCTTTAACTCCGAGGCGCCTCTTAACCGTTTAATGCATCACGGGTTTATCACCCCTGTCCCCTTGCACTACGTCCGTAACCACGGCCATGTCCCTAAGGCCAAATGGGCCGAATGGACGGTCGAAGTGACCGGATTCGTCAAACGGCCCATGAAATTCACCATGGACCAGCTCGTCTCCGAGTTCGCTTACCGAGAGTTCGCCGCGACGCTGGTTTGCGCGGGGAACCGCCGTAAGGAGCAGAACATGGTGAAGAAGTCAAAGGGATTCAACTGGGGATCCGCCGGGGTTTCCACCTCCGTCTGGCGCGGTGTCCCTCTCTGCGACGTATTGCGTCGCTGTGGGATCTTTAGCCGGAAAGGCGGCGCTCTCAACGTATGCTTTGAAGGGTCGGAGGATCTCCCAGGTGGCGCCGGAACTAACGGTTCGAAATACGGAACGAGCATCAAGAAGGAGTATGCCATGGATCCATCAAGAGATATCATTTTGGCATATATGCAAAACGGAGAGTACCTAACACCAGACCACGGGTTTCCGGTTCGGATCGTAATCCCCGGTTTCATCGGTGGTCGGATGGTTAAATGGTTGAAACGGATTATTGTCACAACTCAAGAATCCGACAATTTCTACCATTTCAAGGACAACAGAGTTCTACCTTCTCAAGTAGATGCCGAACTCGCCGACGAAGAAggtacacacacacaaatcttTTTGCTTCAAGAATATTAATATAATCTTTGCAAACTTAAATATAGTCTTTTCAATAATTAGTTTTATAGCAATCGCATTGAAATGAACTAAACGACATGTTTAAAAGTTTCCGAACCTataggagaaaaacaaaaacaaaaaaaaaaatcatactacgattaaacaatgaaaaactaAATGTTGGTGGATGATGTCAGCTTcagttatttatataattaaatttatttattttattttttggtgattaaatataaattgaaattaatttttccaGGCTGGTGGTATAAGCCGGAGTACATAATCAACGAGCTAAACATAAACTCCGTGATTACGACGCCTTGTCACGAGGAGATTCTTCCCATCAACGCTTTCACCACCCAAAGACCTTACACTTTAAAGGGTTACGCATATTCCggtacttttttcttttaaaagtttgtaaaaataataaatatatttaatactgGGAAGagttgataataataaatagaaaaatctttatatacaaaacagGAGGTGGAAAGAAAGTGACCCGTGTAGAGGTGACAGTGGATGGTGGAGAAACATGGAACGTATGTGAACTTGACCATCAAGAGAAGCCGAACAAGTATGGGAAATTCTGGTGTTGGTGTTTCTGGTCACTTGAGGTTGAGGTTTTGGACCTGCTTAGTGCCAAAGAGATCGCTGTCCGTGCATGGGACGAGACTCTCAACACGCAGCCCGAGAAAATGATATGGAATCTCATGGGGATGATGAATAACTGTTGGTTCAGAGTGAAGACCAACGTTTGCAAGCCTCACAAGGGTGAGATCGGGATCGTGTTCGAGCATCCAACGCTTCCGGGCAATGAATCTGGTGGATGGATGGCCAAGGAACGTCACCTCGAGAAATCCGCGGACGCGCCTCCTACTCTCAAGAAATCCGTTTCGACACCGTTTTTTAACACAACTGCGAAGATGTACTCGACGTCGGAGGTCAAGAAGCATAACTCTGCTGATTCTTGCTGGATCATTGTTCATGGACATATTTATGACTGTACCCGCTTCCTCAATGACCATCCCGGTGGTTCGGATTCGATCTTGATCAATGCTGGTACGGATTGTACAGAGGAGTTTGATGCCATTCACTCTGATAAAGCCAAGAAGATGCTTGAGGATTACCGCATTGGAGAGCTCATTACCACTGGTTATTCCTCTGACTCTTCCTCGCCCAACAACTCTGTTCATGGTTCGTCCGCTGTGTTCTCCTTGCTGGCTCCCATTGGAGAGGCGGCTCCGGTTAGGAACCTTGCTTTGGTTAACCCCCGGGCTAAAGTCCCGGTTCAACTCGTCGAAAAGACTTCCATTTCTCATGATGTTCGTAAATTCCGGTTTGCTTTACCCGTTGAGGACATGGTTCTTGGTTTACCGGTTGGTAAGCACATTTTCCTCTGCGCCACCATTAATGATAAGCTCTGCCTCAGGGCTTACACACCGAGCAGCACCGTTGATGTGGTTGGCTACTTCGAACTTGTGGTCAAGATTTACTTTGGTGGTGTCCACCCAAGATTCCCTAATGGCGGGCTCATGTCGCAGTACTTAGACTCGTTACCTATAGGGTCAACTCTGGAGATCAAAGGACCATTGGGTCATGTTGAGTATCTAGGCAAGGGTAATTTCACGGTTCACGGTAAACCGAAGTTTGCTGAGAAATTGGCAATGTTGGCAGGCGGAACCGGTATAACCCCGATTTACCAAATTATCCAAGCCATTCTGAAAGATCCAGAGGATGAGACTGAGATGTATGTTATTTATGCTAACCGGACTGAGGAAGATATTCTCCTAAGGGAGGAATTGGATAGTTGGGCAGAGGTGTATGCGGACCAGCTAAAGGTTTGGTACGTAGTGGAATCAGCAAAGGAAGATTGGGCTTACAGTACCGGTTTTATCTCCGAGGCGATTATGCGAGAGCATATCCCTGATGGATTAGATGGCTCAGCCCTTGCCATGGCTTGTGGACCACCACCGATGATTCAGTTTGCGGTTCAGCCGAATTTGAAGAAGATGCAATATAACATCAAGGAAGATTTCTTGATATTCTAATCCTAAAGCCAAAGATATTTCAAAAGTCAAAATGTTAGGTGGTCAAAAAAGCCAAGTTGTTATTTATAGAGTCTAAATAAGTATGatagatttgttttgtatataaatgttggtttctttaaagttttcaattggGAAATATAATTTTCCGTTGTATTCACGACCgatgttttttttacaataaaaaaaaaatatatttcaaaattttctggTTATTGTTCCTCAAATATTCTGTGCTTACTCAAACATTGAGAATCATCATTTTCGCATGTCTTTgtcgttaaaagaaaaaaaaagtttctacaGCTATTAGACAGTAAGGTACAAAAATCACCAACgattattttcaaaaagaataaAGCCAAAGGGAGTATTTTCCTGTTTGTGCAAGTTGAAACCAAACTCCTCCATTAGTTCCTATATTAGTCTTCACCACATATATAAGTATGAAAGATTAGCTAGAGGGAGtgcatttactttttttttttttcatttgtttttaatcaCCAATAAGACATAAGTAATCTCTCTTCTGATTGGGTGAACTTGTAAATTTAGAAGATTCTTCCTTTTTGGTTGATTAGTTGAACTTTAATATCAATGTGGATATATGTTTCTAGCACCCAAACTCTTCCATTACAGCACCCAAAATACACGATTAGAACCATAATACAGCATCATgagttattttataagttttttaaatgaacatctaaaattatatatctcaACTCGATACAACATATAAGAATTTGATGACAACATCACCAGTTATGTTTTAAGTTAAGCattgtcattaaaaaaaatcttataaatatcGACgagtaaaaaaaactgattttggtTCAAACTATTAGTATGTTTTCGATTTATTGAATAATGGAAGCTTGGAATACTATCAACGAACGACGACAGCAAA
Coding sequences within:
- the LOC104742100 gene encoding nitrate reductase [NADH] 2, translating into MAASVDNRQYARLEPGLNGVVRSYKPPVPGRSDSPKANQNQTINQTVFLKPATVHDDDEDVSSEDENETHNSNAVYYKEMIRKSNSELEPSILDLRDEYTADSWIERNPSMVRLTGKHPFNSEAPLNRLMHHGFITPVPLHYVRNHGHVPKAKWAEWTVEVTGFVKRPMKFTMDQLVSEFAYREFAATLVCAGNRRKEQNMVKKSKGFNWGSAGVSTSVWRGVPLCDVLRRCGIFSRKGGALNVCFEGSEDLPGGAGTNGSKYGTSIKKEYAMDPSRDIILAYMQNGEYLTPDHGFPVRIVIPGFIGGRMVKWLKRIIVTTQESDNFYHFKDNRVLPSQVDAELADEEGWWYKPEYIINELNINSVITTPCHEEILPINAFTTQRPYTLKGYAYSGGGKKVTRVEVTVDGGETWNVCELDHQEKPNKYGKFWCWCFWSLEVEVLDLLSAKEIAVRAWDETLNTQPEKMIWNLMGMMNNCWFRVKTNVCKPHKGEIGIVFEHPTLPGNESGGWMAKERHLEKSADAPPTLKKSVSTPFFNTTAKMYSTSEVKKHNSADSCWIIVHGHIYDCTRFLNDHPGGSDSILINAGTDCTEEFDAIHSDKAKKMLEDYRIGELITTGYSSDSSSPNNSVHGSSAVFSLLAPIGEAAPVRNLALVNPRAKVPVQLVEKTSISHDVRKFRFALPVEDMVLGLPVGKHIFLCATINDKLCLRAYTPSSTVDVVGYFELVVKIYFGGVHPRFPNGGLMSQYLDSLPIGSTLEIKGPLGHVEYLGKGNFTVHGKPKFAEKLAMLAGGTGITPIYQIIQAILKDPEDETEMYVIYANRTEEDILLREELDSWAEVYADQLKVWYVVESAKEDWAYSTGFISEAIMREHIPDGLDGSALAMACGPPPMIQFAVQPNLKKMQYNIKEDFLIF